A region from the Pelagovum pacificum genome encodes:
- the trxA gene encoding thioredoxin: MATVAVTDDTFDAEVRQSDIPVVVDFWAEWCGPCKQIGPALEEISEEMDGKIKIAKVNVDENMNAPAQMGIRGIPALFIFKDGEIVSNRAGAAPKAALMSWIQDSI; the protein is encoded by the coding sequence ATGGCAACCGTTGCAGTCACCGACGACACTTTCGACGCCGAAGTGCGTCAGTCCGACATCCCCGTGGTGGTGGACTTCTGGGCCGAATGGTGCGGTCCCTGTAAGCAGATTGGGCCGGCACTTGAAGAAATCTCGGAAGAGATGGACGGCAAGATCAAGATCGCCAAGGTCAACGTCGACGAGAACATGAATGCACCGGCGCAGATGGGCATCCGCGGCATCCCCGCCCTGTTCATCTTCAAGGACGGTGAGATCGTTTCGAACCGTGCCGGTGCCGCGCCGAAAGCGGCGCTGATGAGCTGGATCCAGGACTCGATCTGA
- a CDS encoding glycosyltransferase family protein: MSVPRVVNFYLEDGLKRSATGRRHNFISKLVGVLEDADYDVVINDDSDVEVARSLSREGYSMFHMTRPTTERGLTFRRVYQYPFWQIEKTPARWNWHVAKSNVDWSIVPEAEARRFHGYWRDRLFPDVSQDIGRDGFVYVPLQGKLTERRSFQACSPVDMVRSVLTQDPDREVLVTLHPDETYSDAELAALHAIKDRRLTIETGMMDIALSRCDYVVTQNSAAAFNGFLFEKPAVLFAKIDFHHIAANVLDLGETAAFEAVKVAEPDYAGFVWWFWQHMSINAGRPHAEQSIRTRLLENGWPL, from the coding sequence ATGAGTGTCCCCCGGGTGGTCAATTTCTATCTCGAAGACGGCCTGAAACGCTCCGCGACGGGTCGACGGCACAATTTCATCAGCAAGCTGGTGGGTGTGCTGGAGGACGCCGATTACGACGTCGTCATCAACGACGATTCCGACGTCGAGGTCGCTCGCTCCCTCTCCCGCGAGGGCTACTCGATGTTTCACATGACGCGTCCGACGACCGAGCGCGGCCTCACCTTCCGTCGCGTCTACCAATATCCGTTCTGGCAGATCGAGAAGACCCCGGCCCGCTGGAACTGGCATGTCGCGAAGTCCAACGTCGACTGGTCCATCGTGCCAGAGGCGGAAGCCCGGCGCTTTCACGGCTACTGGCGCGACCGGCTGTTTCCCGACGTGTCGCAGGACATCGGCAGGGATGGCTTCGTCTATGTCCCGCTTCAGGGCAAGCTGACGGAGCGCCGCTCGTTCCAGGCCTGTTCGCCTGTCGACATGGTGAGGTCGGTCCTGACGCAGGATCCGGACCGCGAAGTTCTGGTCACGCTCCACCCGGATGAGACCTATTCCGACGCGGAGCTTGCCGCGCTGCACGCGATCAAGGATCGGCGCCTGACGATCGAGACGGGCATGATGGATATCGCCCTGTCACGCTGCGACTACGTGGTGACCCAGAATTCCGCCGCCGCGTTCAACGGCTTTCTGTTCGAAAAGCCGGCGGTGCTGTTCGCGAAGATCGACTTCCATCACATCGCCGCGAACGTGCTCGACCTCGGAGAGACGGCCGCGTTCGAAGCAGTGAAGGTGGCGGAGCCGGACTACGCCGGGTTTGTCTGGTGGTTCTGGCAGCACATGAGCATCAACGCCGGACGCCCGCACGCCGAGCAGAGCATCCGAACGCGGTTACTGGAAAACGGCTGGCCGCTCTGA
- the hslV gene encoding ATP-dependent protease subunit HslV: MAEQSFPGWHGTTIIGVRKGGKVVIAGDGQVSLGDTVIKGTARKVRRISPGGYDVIAGFAGSTADAFALLERLEKKLEATPGQLQRASVELAKDWRTDKYLQKLEAMLIVSDGKEIFVITGAGDVLEPEHDVTAIGSGGNYALAAGRALMSTDLSAEEIARRAMQIASDICVYTNGNLTVEMLEGGA, translated from the coding sequence ATGGCAGAGCAAAGCTTTCCGGGCTGGCACGGCACCACGATCATCGGCGTTCGCAAGGGCGGCAAGGTCGTCATCGCGGGTGACGGCCAGGTGAGCCTCGGCGACACGGTCATCAAGGGCACCGCCCGCAAGGTCCGCCGGATTTCCCCCGGCGGCTACGACGTCATTGCCGGGTTCGCCGGGTCCACCGCCGACGCCTTCGCGCTGCTCGAGCGGCTCGAGAAGAAGCTCGAGGCGACGCCGGGGCAGCTGCAACGGGCGAGCGTCGAGCTTGCGAAGGACTGGCGGACGGACAAGTACCTGCAGAAGCTCGAAGCGATGCTGATCGTGTCCGACGGCAAGGAAATCTTCGTCATCACCGGCGCCGGCGACGTGCTGGAGCCCGAGCATGACGTGACCGCCATCGGCTCGGGCGGGAACTACGCGCTTGCGGCCGGGCGCGCGCTGATGAGCACTGACCTGTCAGCGGAAGAGATCGCCCGCCGCGCCATGCAGATCGCGTCGGACATCTGCGTCTACACGAACGGCAACCTCACGGTCGAAATGCTGGAGGGCGGCGCGTAG
- the hslU gene encoding ATP-dependent protease ATPase subunit HslU: protein MTDLTPREIVSELDRFIIGQAEAKRAVAVALRNRWRRKQLGPDLRDEVYPKNILMIGPTGVGKTEISRRLAKLARAPFVKIEATKFTEVGYVGRDVEQIVRDLVDTAIVQTREHMREDVKSKAHQAAEDRVIAAVAGEGARDGTREMFRKKLKNGELDDTMIEIEISDTSNPLGGMEIPGQPGMMPGGMNIGDIFGKAFGNRTVKKRMTVAESYESLIADEADKLLDDETVTKAALEAVEQNGIVFLDEIDKVCRNSDARGADVSREGVQRDLLPLIEGTTVSTKHGPVKTDHILFIASGAFHIAKPSDLLPELQGRLPIRVNLRALTEGDFVRILTETDNALTRQYVALMKTEEVTVSFTEEGIAALAKIAAEVNESVENIGARRLYTVMERVFEELSFHAPDRAGEAVTVDADFVETHLGELTRSTDLSRYVL from the coding sequence ATGACCGACCTCACTCCCCGCGAAATCGTCTCGGAGCTTGATCGCTTCATCATCGGCCAGGCCGAGGCCAAGCGCGCCGTTGCCGTCGCACTCCGCAACCGCTGGCGGCGCAAACAGCTTGGCCCCGATCTGCGCGACGAGGTTTACCCGAAGAACATCCTGATGATCGGCCCGACCGGCGTCGGCAAGACGGAGATCAGCCGCCGCCTCGCCAAGCTGGCCCGCGCGCCCTTCGTGAAGATCGAGGCGACGAAGTTCACCGAGGTCGGCTACGTCGGCCGCGACGTGGAGCAGATCGTCCGTGACCTCGTCGATACCGCGATCGTCCAGACCCGCGAGCACATGCGCGAGGACGTGAAATCGAAGGCCCACCAGGCCGCCGAGGACCGGGTGATCGCCGCCGTCGCCGGAGAAGGTGCGCGGGACGGCACGCGGGAGATGTTCCGCAAGAAGCTGAAGAACGGCGAGCTCGACGACACGATGATCGAGATCGAGATTTCCGACACGTCGAACCCGCTCGGCGGGATGGAAATACCGGGTCAGCCCGGCATGATGCCGGGTGGCATGAACATCGGCGACATCTTCGGGAAAGCCTTCGGCAACCGCACGGTGAAGAAGCGCATGACCGTGGCCGAGAGCTACGAGAGCCTGATCGCCGATGAGGCCGACAAGCTGCTCGACGATGAGACGGTCACGAAAGCCGCGCTCGAGGCGGTGGAGCAGAACGGGATCGTCTTCCTCGACGAAATCGACAAGGTCTGCCGCAATTCCGATGCACGCGGGGCCGACGTGTCCCGGGAAGGCGTGCAGCGCGACCTGCTGCCGCTGATCGAGGGCACGACCGTCTCGACCAAGCACGGGCCGGTGAAGACCGACCACATCCTGTTCATCGCGTCGGGCGCCTTCCACATCGCGAAGCCGTCGGACCTGCTGCCGGAGCTTCAGGGCCGCCTGCCGATCCGGGTGAACCTGCGCGCGCTGACCGAAGGTGACTTCGTCCGTATCCTGACGGAGACGGACAACGCGCTGACCCGTCAGTACGTGGCGCTGATGAAGACGGAGGAGGTCACCGTATCCTTCACCGAGGAAGGCATCGCCGCGCTGGCCAAGATCGCGGCGGAGGTCAACGAAAGCGTCGAGAACATCGGTGCGCGGCGGCTCTATACCGTCATGGAGCGCGTGTTCGAGGAGCTGTCGTTCCACGCGCCCGACCGTGCCGGCGAAGCTGTGACCGTCGACGCGGACTTCGTCGAAACCCACCTTGGCGAGCTCACACGCTCTACCGATTTGAGCCGTTACGTGCTTTGA
- a CDS encoding alpha/beta hydrolase has product MIRLLILLSVAMLAACSQEGRDSFAFVPEAVDYGTQVPVFVASGRDREGNGYFEYGRAAGISLSRYTVSVPPVRPLGMVTLASEGYINPRLQYVVSDIAQFDGDAAFETELASALGQSSSKTAVIFVPGFNISFREALYRQAQMMVDLQIPGVPVLFSWPSANNVLGYGFDRESILYSRNPLEKLIRQADAAGAEEVVVIGHSLGALLTMEVLRQMAIRDGGTPSVDFGGIILVSPDIDIELFRRLAEESGGLPEPFAIFVSKNDPALRISALLAGTRDRLGTNTDPALLGNLPVSVIDVSDFAFDNENLHFTAANSPALIRILTRAAMAERETPGSAGPVLGSVMGQGMETAVLISPRALAQ; this is encoded by the coding sequence ATGATCCGTCTCCTGATCCTCCTGTCCGTGGCGATGCTCGCGGCATGTTCCCAGGAGGGTCGGGATTCCTTCGCATTCGTGCCGGAAGCGGTGGACTACGGGACGCAGGTCCCGGTGTTCGTCGCCTCCGGGCGCGACCGGGAGGGGAACGGCTACTTCGAATACGGACGCGCCGCGGGCATCAGCCTGTCGCGCTATACGGTGTCCGTTCCGCCGGTCCGGCCACTCGGCATGGTGACGCTCGCCTCCGAGGGCTACATCAACCCGCGTCTGCAATACGTCGTGAGCGACATCGCGCAATTCGACGGGGACGCGGCGTTCGAAACTGAACTCGCGTCCGCTCTCGGACAATCGTCCAGCAAGACGGCAGTGATCTTCGTCCCCGGCTTCAACATCTCGTTCCGCGAGGCGCTCTACCGGCAGGCGCAGATGATGGTCGATTTGCAGATCCCCGGCGTGCCGGTGCTGTTCAGCTGGCCGAGCGCGAACAATGTGCTCGGCTACGGGTTCGACCGTGAAAGCATCCTCTATTCCCGCAATCCGCTGGAGAAACTGATCCGCCAGGCCGATGCCGCCGGTGCGGAGGAGGTCGTGGTGATCGGCCATTCGCTCGGCGCGCTGCTGACGATGGAGGTGCTGCGGCAGATGGCGATCCGGGACGGCGGTACGCCCTCTGTCGATTTCGGCGGCATTATCCTCGTCTCTCCCGACATCGATATCGAGCTGTTCCGGCGGCTCGCCGAGGAATCCGGCGGTCTGCCGGAGCCCTTCGCGATCTTCGTCTCGAAGAACGATCCGGCGCTCCGGATCTCCGCGTTGCTCGCGGGGACGCGGGACCGGCTGGGCACGAATACCGACCCCGCGCTCTTGGGAAATCTGCCCGTTTCGGTGATCGACGTGTCCGACTTCGCCTTCGACAATGAGAACCTGCATTTCACGGCCGCGAACTCACCCGCGCTGATCCGGATACTCACGCGCGCGGCGATGGCAGAGCGCGAAACACCGGGAAGCGCGGGGCCGGTCTTGGGGTCCGTCATGGGTCAGGGGATGGAAACGGCGGTGCTGATCTCACCCCGCGCGCTGGCGCAATAG
- a CDS encoding MFS transporter produces the protein MPLLKFVRENAAFLLAGVLIAFTSSYGQTYFISIFAGQIREEFSLSHGNWGLIYTVGTTISAMTMVWAGALTDRFRTRQLGLIVMVGLAIASLAMAAVPSAMMLIAVIFLLRLTGQGMMSHLAMVSMARWFVARRGTAMSIASMGFALGQAVLPIAFVALLGIFDWRLLWVGAALLVMLTLPVIISLLRLERTPQSVAESTQSTGMGNRHWTRNEVIRHPLFWMMIPALLGPPAWGTALFFQQVHLVEVKGWELAQWVALMPIFTVMMIGSNFSCGLAIDKLGSPAAISVYMIPFALGSLIIGASGSLTMAGLGLAVFAIGNGMQTTTPGAFWAEFFGTRHLGSIKAVASAIMVFGSAIGPGLTGVLIDYGIDFPQQLFGIAVYFACAGALAVFGVLRARSALPAPA, from the coding sequence ATGCCCCTCCTCAAATTCGTTCGAGAGAACGCGGCATTCCTCCTCGCCGGGGTTTTGATCGCCTTCACCTCGTCCTACGGACAAACCTATTTCATCTCGATCTTCGCGGGACAGATCCGCGAGGAATTCTCGCTGTCGCATGGCAACTGGGGCCTGATCTACACGGTCGGCACCACGATTTCGGCCATGACGATGGTCTGGGCCGGCGCGCTGACGGACCGGTTCCGGACCCGGCAGCTCGGCCTGATCGTGATGGTCGGACTGGCGATCGCGAGTCTGGCCATGGCGGCGGTTCCGTCGGCGATGATGCTGATCGCAGTGATCTTCCTGCTCCGTCTCACCGGGCAAGGGATGATGAGCCACCTCGCAATGGTGTCGATGGCGCGCTGGTTCGTCGCGCGCCGCGGCACGGCGATGTCGATCGCGTCGATGGGGTTCGCGCTGGGTCAGGCGGTGCTGCCGATCGCGTTCGTCGCGCTGCTGGGCATCTTCGACTGGCGGCTCCTGTGGGTCGGGGCGGCCTTGCTCGTCATGCTGACGCTGCCGGTCATCATCAGCCTGCTCCGGCTGGAGCGGACACCGCAGTCGGTTGCCGAGAGCACGCAGTCGACCGGCATGGGCAACCGCCACTGGACGCGGAACGAGGTCATCCGTCATCCGCTGTTCTGGATGATGATCCCTGCCCTGCTCGGCCCGCCGGCGTGGGGCACGGCGCTCTTCTTCCAGCAGGTCCACCTTGTCGAGGTGAAGGGTTGGGAGCTGGCGCAGTGGGTCGCCTTGATGCCGATCTTCACCGTGATGATGATCGGGTCGAACTTCTCCTGCGGGCTGGCGATCGACAAGCTGGGTAGTCCGGCGGCGATCAGTGTCTACATGATCCCCTTCGCGCTCGGCTCGCTCATCATCGGGGCGAGCGGGTCGCTGACGATGGCCGGCCTCGGCCTCGCCGTTTTCGCGATCGGCAACGGTATGCAGACGACGACACCGGGCGCCTTCTGGGCGGAGTTCTTCGGGACGCGGCACCTCGGGTCGATCAAGGCGGTCGCCTCGGCCATCATGGTATTCGGGAGCGCCATCGGGCCGGGACTGACCGGCGTGCTGATCGACTACGGCATCGACTTTCCGCAACAGCTGTTCGGGATCGCGGTCTACTTCGCCTGCGCAGGCGCTTTGGCGGTCTTCGGCGTGCTGCGGGCGCGGTCCGCGCTACCGGCTCCGGCGTAG